Genomic segment of Limnohabitans sp. INBF002:
CCCCGTTTGGCCAAACTCTCAGGCGGTCACGGCCACCAAGGCGTGGCTGCACGTGTGAGCGAAATCAAGATGGTGCACTCATTAGACGAGTTGCTCGAAGGCATTGAGAAGGTTGAATCACCTTTGATTTTGGTGCTCGATGGCGTGACCGATCCACACAACCTAGGCGCTTGTTTGCGCGTGGCCGATGGTGCAGGTGCCCATGCGGTGATTGCCCCCAAAGACCACGCCGTGGGCATCAACGCCACCGTGGCCAAAGTGGCCAGTGGTGCGGCGGAGACGGTGCCGTATTTCATGGTGACGAATTTGGCGCGCACCTTGAACGAACTCAAAGAACGCAACATTTGGATCATCGGCACCAGTGACGATGCGCCCAAAACTTTGTACCAAGTGGATCTCAAAGGTCCAACGGCTTTGGTGTTGGGGGCCGAGGGTGACGGCATGCGTCAGCTCACACGCAAGACGTGTGACGAGCTCATCAGCATTCCGATGTGTGGCGGCGTTGAGAGCTTGAACGTGTCGGTGGCCAGCGGGGTTTGCTTGTACGAAGCACGTCGTCAGCGGACTGCTGTTTGATTTTTAGCTGAGCTCGCTTCGGCTGCTCGGTATGGGCCTAGCCCTCATGCTGGGGTACCAGAAATCGGTCTCGATCCATACCGAGCAGCCGAAGACTGCGGCCTGCGTTTTTTTTTAGATCCAATCTAGGGCGCCTAGTAAGGCGCCGAAACCTAGCAGTAGCAACAGGTGCGTTTTGGTTTTCCACACGATGAGTGTGGTGGCACCTGCTAAGACCCACAAGGGCCAATCACGTGCGGGGTTTTCGTGGTTGCCTGTGAGCAGCCAACCCGTGGCGATGAGCAGTGCAATCACGAGGGGGGCCATGCCGCTTTTGAAGGCTTTGACGGCCAGCATGTCGCGGTTTCGATGTGCCCATTGCGTGGCGACAAAGGTGAGGGTGCAGGATGGAATCATGATGCCGACCATGGTGATGAGCACACCCCACAAGGCCAAGACCACTGCTGGCCAGCCTGCTGATAAGCCACCACCTGCGTTAAGGCCCACGTTCCAACCCATCAAGGCGACAAACATCACGTTGGGGCCGGGTGCGCCTTGGGCCAAGGCGATGGACGAGGTGAATTGCGTGTCGGTCAGCCAATGCGTTTCATCCACCAAGTAGCGGTGAATGTCGGGTGCGGTGGTGATAGCTCCCCCGACTGCCAAAAGCGACAGCGAAATGAAGTGCAAAAAGAGCGAGCCCCAATCGGCAAGGGTCAAGGTGATGCTCATGCCACACCTCGTTGTTTGATGCAATGCGCCGCCCACACGCTGGCCAATGGCCCTAGGCTGAGCAGTACCCAAGCTAATGGCAAGCGCAGCAAGCCGATGGCGATGAAGGTGAGGGTGCCTATGCCAATGCAGGTCAGCATCCCCATGGGGTTGTTTTTCAAAGCACCCATGAGCTTGATGCCCACTGCCGCAATCAGGCCTGCCGATACGGCACCCATGCCCCGCAGCATGCCTTGTGCCATGGGGGTGTCTGCAACGCCGGCAACTGCAGCAGCCAGCAAAAGCACCAACGCGGTGGGGGCTAGCAGCAAGCCACTGAGTGCAGCCAGTGCACCGCTGATGCCAAAGTGACGCCCACCAATCATGAGTGCGAGGTTCACCACGTTTGGGCCAGGCAAGATTTGCGCAACGGCCCAGTCTTCGACAAATTCATCAAGCGTGAGCCATTGCTTTTTATCGACCAACTCACGTTGCACAACGGCCAGTACACCGCCAAAACCTTGCAAGGCCAATAGCGTGAAAGAGATGAATAGATCAGTTTTGCTGTGCGGCGCGTTGGGGGCTGCACTGTGGTGCCGCGTGTGGGTGTCGCTCATATCGTCAGGCCACCAGCTACCTCAATGACCGTGCCGTTGATGTACGAGGCTTCGTCGCTTGCTAAAAATGCATAGACGTTGGCAATGTCTTCGGGTTGGCCCAAGCGCTTGAGCGGTACACGCTCCGTCATCTCGTGGATGACTTTCTCAGGGATGGTGGACAAGATGGGGGTTTGAATAAAGCCGGGTGCCACGGCGTTCACGCGAATGCCTTTGGGGCCGAGTTCACGGCTCCATGTTTTAGTAAAACCAATCACGCCAAATTTCGTTGCGGCGTAGTTGGTTTGGCCGAAGTTGCCGTAGATGCCCACCACCGATGACGCATTCAAAATCACGCCGTTGCCTTGAGCCACCATGGCGTCGGTTACCGCTTGTGCGCAATGGAACACACCGCGCAGGTTGACGTCGATCACACGGTCAAACTGTTCCAGTGTCATTTTTTGCAAACGCGCATCCTGCGTGATGCCCGCGTTGTTGACCAACACATCGATGCGGCCGAACTTGTCGAGAACCGCTTTGACCGTGGCATCCACCATGTCGCGCTGCGTCACATCCACCACAAAGCCAAGGGCCTGCGCACCCAAGGCTTGGCATTGCTTCACGGCCTCATCTACCGCTGCTTGTTTGACATCGCACACGATGACGATGGCGCCTTCTTGTGCAAATTTGAGGGCGGTGGCTAAGCCAATGCCTTGTGCAGCGCCTGTGATGAGGCTGACCTTGCCTAACAGTCGCTGCGTTTGCGAGTTGTGGTTTGTATTCATGCCTCGAGTTTAAACATCGTGTTGAAACTTAGGGATATACCTAGTAAATCAACTTGATTGATTAAGTAAGAATAAATCAACTTGAGTGATTAATTCAAGTTTCAACACATTTTCAAGCGAGACAAATATGAAATTGAATCAACTGTTTTTGGCCTGCGCTGCAGCTTTGTCAGTGTCTGCAGCGGTGGCTGGCGAAGTCGAAGTCCTGCATTACTGGACATCAGGTGGCGAAGCTAAATCAGCCGCTGAGCTGAAAAAGATCATGGCAGCCAAAGGCCATGCTTGGAAAGATTTCGCAGTGGCAGGTGGCGGCGGTGACAACGCGATGACCGTGTTGAAGAGCCGTGTGGTGGCAGGCAACCCACCTTCAGCCGCACAAATCAAAGGCCCCGCCATTCAAGAGTGGGCGCAAGAGGGCGTGTTGGCCAACTTGGATAGCGTGGCGCAAGCCGAGAAGTGGGACAGCTTGTTGCCACAAGTGGTCGCCAATGTCATGAAATACAAAGGCAACTACGTGGCAGCGCCCGTCAACGTGCACCGCGTGAACTGGGTGTGGGCCAATCCTGAGGTTTTGAAGAAAGCCGGCGTGTCTGCCATGCCGACCAGCTACGACGAGTTCTTTGTTGCAGCCGACAAAATCAAAAAAGCAGGCCTCATTGCTGTGGCCCACGGCGGCCAAAACTGGCAAGACTTCACCACCTTTGAGTCGGTGGTGTTGGGCGTCGGTGGTGCCAAGTTTTACCAAGATGCCTTGGTCAAGCTTGATCCCAAAGCCTTGAACAGCCCGACCATGAAAAAGTCGCTCGAGACATTCCGCAAGATCAAGGGTTACACCGATGCCGCATCGCCTGGCCGCGATTGGAACTTGGCTACGGCCATGGTCATGCAAGGCAAAGCCGGTTTTCAGTTCATGGGTGACTGGGCCAAGGGCGAGTTTGTGGCCGCAGGTAAAAAGCCAGGCAAAGACTTCTGGTGTGCGGCGGCCCCCGGTACAGCCAAGTCATACACCTTCAACGTCGATTCATTTGCGATGTTCAAGCTCAAAGATGCAAGCGCACAAAAAGCCCAAGGCGATTTGGCAGCCGCGATCATGAGCACCGATTTCCAAGAAGTGTTCAACCTCAACAAGGGCTCTATCCCTGTGCGCTTGAACATGTCGATGGCCAAGTTTGACGACTGTGCCAAGCTCTCTAGCAAAGATTTCGTGGACACCGCCAAGACCGGCGGCTTGGTCCCCTCCGTGGCCCACGGCATGGCGATTTCGCCAGCGACCGAAGGCGCGATCAAAGATTTGGTGAGCCAGTTCTGGAACGACGACAAGATCAGCATTGACGAAGGTCAAA
This window contains:
- a CDS encoding chromate transporter, coding for MSDTHTRHHSAAPNAPHSKTDLFISFTLLALQGFGGVLAVVQRELVDKKQWLTLDEFVEDWAVAQILPGPNVVNLALMIGGRHFGISGALAALSGLLLAPTALVLLLAAAVAGVADTPMAQGMLRGMGAVSAGLIAAVGIKLMGALKNNPMGMLTCIGIGTLTFIAIGLLRLPLAWVLLSLGPLASVWAAHCIKQRGVA
- a CDS encoding ABC transporter substrate-binding protein; the protein is MKLNQLFLACAAALSVSAAVAGEVEVLHYWTSGGEAKSAAELKKIMAAKGHAWKDFAVAGGGGDNAMTVLKSRVVAGNPPSAAQIKGPAIQEWAQEGVLANLDSVAQAEKWDSLLPQVVANVMKYKGNYVAAPVNVHRVNWVWANPEVLKKAGVSAMPTSYDEFFVAADKIKKAGLIAVAHGGQNWQDFTTFESVVLGVGGAKFYQDALVKLDPKALNSPTMKKSLETFRKIKGYTDAASPGRDWNLATAMVMQGKAGFQFMGDWAKGEFVAAGKKPGKDFWCAAAPGTAKSYTFNVDSFAMFKLKDASAQKAQGDLAAAIMSTDFQEVFNLNKGSIPVRLNMSMAKFDDCAKLSSKDFVDTAKTGGLVPSVAHGMAISPATEGAIKDLVSQFWNDDKISIDEGQKRLVAAAATK
- the fabG gene encoding 3-oxoacyl-ACP reductase FabG: MNTNHNSQTQRLLGKVSLITGAAQGIGLATALKFAQEGAIVIVCDVKQAAVDEAVKQCQALGAQALGFVVDVTQRDMVDATVKAVLDKFGRIDVLVNNAGITQDARLQKMTLEQFDRVIDVNLRGVFHCAQAVTDAMVAQGNGVILNASSVVGIYGNFGQTNYAATKFGVIGFTKTWSRELGPKGIRVNAVAPGFIQTPILSTIPEKVIHEMTERVPLKRLGQPEDIANVYAFLASDEASYINGTVIEVAGGLTI
- a CDS encoding chromate transporter translates to MSITLTLADWGSLFLHFISLSLLAVGGAITTAPDIHRYLVDETHWLTDTQFTSSIALAQGAPGPNVMFVALMGWNVGLNAGGGLSAGWPAVVLALWGVLITMVGIMIPSCTLTFVATQWAHRNRDMLAVKAFKSGMAPLVIALLIATGWLLTGNHENPARDWPLWVLAGATTLIVWKTKTHLLLLLGFGALLGALDWI
- the rlmB gene encoding 23S rRNA (guanosine(2251)-2'-O)-methyltransferase RlmB, translating into MSSAPKVLFGFHAVGVRVKTAPQSVIEIYFDPTRRDARMRQFVDRATEAGIRLIEADGPRLAKLSGGHGHQGVAARVSEIKMVHSLDELLEGIEKVESPLILVLDGVTDPHNLGACLRVADGAGAHAVIAPKDHAVGINATVAKVASGAAETVPYFMVTNLARTLNELKERNIWIIGTSDDAPKTLYQVDLKGPTALVLGAEGDGMRQLTRKTCDELISIPMCGGVESLNVSVASGVCLYEARRQRTAV